From a region of the Armatimonas rosea genome:
- a CDS encoding carboxymuconolactone decarboxylase family protein — MQPPVSPVSTGAEIVFTNHLVPEQPTVFFFYRPGSMMEQQLFDGVRAQLKDSAIGLKAIHLTTGDEPIAKKNEITTTPSALIYDRRGRLTGKATGPQELMALINKANSVARIDWVMEDTDPRFVALQKLMPFKTVRQIPGIMRTMSPKPEAMALVQELVGMMHFSDGALTRRQKELVATYVSGLNRCKY; from the coding sequence ATGCAACCGCCTGTCTCTCCCGTCTCCACCGGAGCCGAGATTGTCTTCACGAACCATCTGGTCCCTGAGCAACCGACGGTCTTTTTCTTCTACCGCCCCGGGAGCATGATGGAGCAGCAGCTCTTCGACGGCGTCAGGGCCCAGCTCAAAGACAGCGCCATCGGGCTCAAGGCCATTCACCTGACCACGGGCGACGAGCCTATCGCCAAGAAGAACGAGATCACGACCACCCCCAGCGCCCTGATCTACGACCGCCGTGGCCGGCTGACCGGCAAGGCGACCGGGCCGCAGGAGCTGATGGCACTCATCAATAAGGCCAACAGTGTCGCCCGGATCGACTGGGTCATGGAGGACACCGACCCGCGCTTTGTGGCGCTTCAGAAGCTGATGCCCTTTAAGACTGTCCGGCAGATTCCGGGGATCATGCGGACGATGAGCCCCAAGCCGGAGGCGATGGCCTTGGTGCAGGAGCTCGTGGGCATGATGCACTTCAGCGACGGTGCCCTTACCCGGCGCCAGAAAGAGCTGGTCGCGACCTACGTGTCTGGGCTGAACCGGTGTAAGTACTGA
- the nudC gene encoding NAD(+) diphosphatase produces MFVRAYPGGKPASPPSGPSLLLPFVADGELLVHHDRHGARLLRAETAPEGALFVGTLDGLPCLAYTQPSTADDDAVEPEDIKRLGLRSLFGHMSDDEVTVAGYASQLIRWQKNARFCPACGGPTHNDDGWNQKCAACGFSHYPPATPAVLILVHDGAGNILLAQKEGWGKRYSILAGFVEPGESLEDCCRRETVEEVQVTVGECTYDGSQPWPFPHQLMVGFVCRYESGTITPDPTELSHAAWFHHTALPELPPSYALSRQLIDRWVAQQGK; encoded by the coding sequence ATGTTCGTCCGCGCCTATCCCGGCGGCAAGCCCGCCTCTCCCCCTTCGGGTCCCTCTCTCTTGCTTCCGTTTGTCGCCGACGGTGAGCTGCTGGTCCACCATGACCGCCACGGGGCGCGCCTGCTCCGTGCTGAGACCGCTCCCGAGGGGGCGCTCTTTGTCGGCACGCTCGACGGTTTGCCCTGCCTCGCCTACACGCAGCCATCCACCGCCGATGACGATGCCGTGGAGCCAGAAGACATCAAGCGGCTGGGTCTGCGCTCGCTCTTTGGGCACATGAGCGACGACGAAGTGACGGTTGCGGGCTATGCATCGCAGCTGATCCGCTGGCAGAAAAACGCCCGCTTTTGCCCGGCGTGCGGCGGCCCGACCCACAACGACGATGGCTGGAACCAGAAGTGCGCTGCCTGCGGCTTCTCCCACTACCCGCCTGCGACCCCCGCGGTGCTGATCCTGGTCCACGACGGCGCGGGCAATATCCTGCTGGCCCAGAAAGAGGGCTGGGGCAAGCGCTACTCCATACTCGCGGGCTTTGTCGAGCCCGGCGAGTCGCTGGAGGACTGCTGCCGCCGCGAGACGGTCGAGGAAGTGCAGGTCACGGTGGGGGAGTGCACCTACGACGGCAGCCAGCCTTGGCCGTTCCCCCACCAGCTCATGGTCGGCTTTGTCTGCCGCTACGAGTCCGGCACCATCACCCCCGACCCCACCGAGCTCTCCCACGCCGCCTGGTTCCACCACACCGCCCTCCCCGAGCTCCCGCCTTCGTATGCCCTCTCCCGCCAGCTCATCGACCGCTGGGTTGCCCAGCAAGGAAAATAA
- a CDS encoding PDZ domain-containing protein, whose protein sequence is MKQVSWRTEKDAVFVEARALHRPLFVLFACPKEKRAAPILRAESPALAHLLTERFLSVHYSSLKGIDLSLFPFDYEQQLMGLVLTPLGTTLARWGGRDQGSVASLVAFLTRVQAIPWPKEIPPARPGQTIAQRYPRFARTPRAAEACYHCHYAQDAAITEQLAAKTFQKLSLYRYPPPSVLGLTLGDDNQVLALAPGSPAQKAGLHVGERLARLNDKSLYSAADLSYALDALPAATRTLSLNGKRLTLPKNWRTYDISSRPSQGLVPPLFGFWEEPASGSKTLALKVTFLFTGERWRASQGDLRVGDIIVAVDNKTLPQMSASQFHTWLRMNKEVGQSVTLTVLRDGKRLLIALPCLALDG, encoded by the coding sequence ATGAAGCAAGTAAGCTGGCGCACAGAGAAAGATGCGGTCTTTGTCGAGGCGAGGGCGCTGCACCGGCCGCTCTTTGTGCTCTTTGCCTGCCCCAAAGAGAAGCGCGCCGCCCCGATCCTGCGTGCCGAGAGCCCCGCGCTGGCCCACCTGCTCACCGAGCGCTTTCTCTCGGTCCACTACAGCAGCCTCAAGGGGATCGACCTGAGCCTCTTTCCCTTTGACTACGAGCAGCAGCTCATGGGGCTCGTGCTAACTCCCTTGGGCACGACTCTCGCCCGCTGGGGCGGCCGCGACCAGGGCTCGGTCGCCTCGCTGGTCGCGTTTCTGACACGCGTCCAAGCAATTCCCTGGCCCAAAGAAATCCCACCCGCTCGTCCAGGCCAGACAATCGCCCAGCGCTACCCACGCTTTGCCCGCACGCCTCGCGCCGCCGAGGCCTGCTACCACTGCCACTACGCCCAGGATGCCGCGATCACGGAGCAGCTCGCCGCTAAGACATTCCAGAAACTCTCGCTCTACCGCTATCCGCCGCCCTCCGTGCTGGGCCTGACCCTCGGCGACGACAACCAGGTTCTGGCGCTCGCTCCGGGCTCCCCCGCGCAGAAAGCGGGCCTGCATGTCGGGGAGCGCCTCGCACGGCTCAACGATAAAAGTCTCTACAGCGCCGCCGATCTCTCCTACGCGCTAGATGCCCTGCCCGCCGCCACCCGCACGCTCTCGCTCAATGGCAAGCGTCTCACGCTCCCCAAGAACTGGCGCACCTACGACATCTCCTCCCGCCCGTCGCAGGGCTTAGTGCCGCCGCTCTTTGGCTTCTGGGAAGAGCCCGCCTCTGGTAGCAAGACCCTCGCGCTCAAGGTCACGTTTCTTTTCACCGGCGAGCGCTGGCGCGCCTCGCAAGGCGACCTAAGAGTGGGGGATATCATTGTCGCCGTGGACAACAAAACACTCCCACAAATGAGCGCCTCGCAGTTCCACACCTGGCTCCGCATGAACAAAGAGGTCGGGCAGAGCGTCACCCTCACCGTCCTCCGCGACGGCAAACGCCTCTTGATCGCTCTGCCCTGTTTGGCGCTGGATGGTTGA
- a CDS encoding phytanoyl-CoA dioxygenase family protein, whose amino-acid sequence MELSKTQVAFFRAKGWLTVEDFWSAPEVAAMRTELERLKAEGKLRNVATDGDGKTHSTTKVNLQLCPMWPHSALFKAMPFAPKVVAAIEALIGAPALLHLDQVFLKPGKHGTGTNWHQDNAYFQIPDPLKGTALWTAVHDATLANGTLQVIPRAFAEPLPHERDGFSDHHIRCWPDETKALPVEIKAGGVIFFCYGTPHATGANTTDHERAGVALHFLNTDQNGEARSGFEPGKRPALVADGAAWDAQVASVLA is encoded by the coding sequence ATGGAACTTAGCAAGACACAGGTCGCCTTTTTCCGCGCCAAGGGCTGGCTCACGGTCGAGGATTTCTGGAGCGCACCGGAGGTCGCGGCGATGCGCACCGAGCTGGAGCGCCTCAAGGCCGAGGGCAAGCTTCGCAATGTCGCCACCGACGGCGACGGCAAGACACACTCGACCACGAAGGTCAATCTCCAGCTCTGCCCGATGTGGCCGCACTCCGCGCTGTTCAAGGCGATGCCCTTTGCTCCCAAGGTGGTCGCGGCGATCGAGGCGCTGATCGGCGCTCCCGCACTCTTGCACCTGGATCAGGTCTTTCTCAAGCCGGGCAAGCACGGGACGGGGACCAACTGGCACCAGGACAATGCCTACTTCCAGATCCCCGATCCGCTCAAGGGGACCGCGCTCTGGACCGCCGTCCACGATGCGACTCTTGCGAACGGCACGCTTCAAGTCATCCCCCGCGCCTTCGCCGAGCCGCTTCCCCACGAGCGCGATGGCTTCTCCGACCACCACATCCGGTGCTGGCCCGACGAAACCAAGGCCCTTCCTGTGGAGATAAAGGCGGGGGGAGTGATCTTTTTCTGCTACGGCACGCCCCACGCGACCGGTGCCAACACGACCGACCACGAGCGCGCGGGAGTCGCCCTACACTTCCTCAACACGGATCAAAATGGCGAGGCGCGCAGTGGCTTTGAGCCTGGCAAGCGCCCCGCGCTAGTCGCCGATGGCGCGGCCTGGGACGCCCAAGTCGCCTCCGTGCTCGCATGA
- a CDS encoding phage tail protein, which yields MKQLLLLVLLCLTLPTAHAQKSRDLSSGRIGLEIEGQFVGWVKSADGGGPVADVVQEKAGGGQAPKKHLAGVHYDPIHVECYIDALPALAEWLRDTKTQGKPRRNGALIVADFNYKAVTRLEFQNALLTEFSLPALDATSKEAGLISVTFQPENTRPVDGKGASTAALSGKTKALLANNFRLTIPGVDCSRVSKISAITYRQKVAAGGAGAYRELSQGGQLVEIPDLTLAVAESAAGPFASWLQDFVVKGNNTDSQEREGKLELLAPDLKEVLLTINLKHLGIYRIADDKTSTTSQLVQLYLEDFELILAGK from the coding sequence ATGAAACAGCTCCTTCTTCTGGTTTTGCTCTGTCTTACCCTGCCCACAGCCCACGCACAGAAAAGCCGAGACTTGTCATCGGGGCGTATCGGGCTTGAGATTGAGGGACAGTTTGTCGGCTGGGTCAAGTCCGCCGATGGGGGCGGCCCCGTGGCCGATGTGGTCCAGGAGAAGGCAGGCGGTGGCCAGGCCCCTAAGAAGCACCTTGCCGGAGTCCACTACGACCCCATCCACGTGGAGTGCTACATAGATGCCCTTCCCGCCCTCGCGGAGTGGCTACGCGATACCAAGACCCAGGGCAAGCCCCGCCGCAATGGCGCCCTGATCGTCGCTGACTTCAACTACAAGGCAGTCACGCGCCTCGAGTTTCAGAACGCGCTGCTCACAGAGTTTAGCCTTCCCGCACTGGATGCGACCTCGAAGGAAGCGGGACTCATCAGTGTCACTTTCCAGCCGGAGAACACACGGCCCGTTGACGGCAAGGGGGCCAGTACCGCTGCCCTCTCGGGAAAGACCAAGGCATTGCTTGCCAACAACTTCCGCCTGACGATCCCTGGGGTTGACTGCTCCCGTGTCAGCAAGATCAGCGCCATAACCTACCGTCAGAAAGTCGCCGCGGGTGGCGCTGGTGCCTACCGTGAGCTCTCCCAAGGGGGGCAGCTGGTCGAGATCCCAGACCTAACCCTGGCGGTCGCCGAGAGTGCCGCAGGTCCGTTCGCCAGCTGGCTCCAGGACTTTGTGGTCAAGGGCAATAACACCGACTCCCAGGAAAGAGAGGGCAAGCTAGAGCTGCTTGCCCCCGACCTTAAAGAGGTCCTCCTGACGATCAACCTGAAGCACCTGGGAATCTACCGAATCGCCGACGACAAGACCAGCACTACTTCCCAGCTGGTTCAGCTCTATCTTGAGGACTTTGAGCTTATCCTAGCAGGGAAGTAG
- a CDS encoding carboxymuconolactone decarboxylase family protein, whose protein sequence is MSKAASADDLPAPLGAEQATIYLFFRPDSSMERSFFTDLQKLTTGHPVTLRGVEVKSTDEPLAKKFAVTETPLALVYDRRGRQTGKATNTDEIVKLAMQASDVGRIDWAMPGSPQADEIQKRMGLSDVRRLPGIMRAMSFRPEAMLGMISMANLMHFKDGELKVRTKEMIATYVSSLNQCKFCLSSHAGFLSKAGQDGKDIDALWLRDPKKAIGLAPKDVALLEYVKRLTEEPWKITDSDIESLRKAGWTDPELYEATFDAALFAFFNRMANAYGLDYAASGWPRPAGAKY, encoded by the coding sequence ATGAGTAAAGCCGCTTCTGCCGACGACTTGCCTGCCCCCCTCGGAGCCGAGCAGGCCACGATCTATCTCTTCTTTCGCCCGGATAGCTCCATGGAGCGTAGCTTCTTCACCGACCTGCAGAAGCTCACGACCGGCCACCCGGTGACCCTTCGGGGAGTCGAGGTCAAGAGCACCGACGAGCCCCTGGCCAAGAAATTTGCCGTGACCGAGACCCCCTTGGCGCTGGTCTACGACCGCCGGGGCCGCCAGACCGGCAAGGCGACCAATACCGATGAGATCGTCAAGCTGGCGATGCAGGCGAGCGATGTGGGCCGGATCGACTGGGCCATGCCGGGATCGCCGCAGGCCGATGAGATCCAGAAGCGCATGGGCCTCAGCGATGTGCGCCGCCTCCCGGGGATCATGCGAGCCATGAGCTTCCGCCCCGAGGCGATGCTAGGGATGATCAGCATGGCCAACCTCATGCACTTCAAAGACGGCGAGCTCAAGGTGCGGACCAAGGAGATGATCGCCACCTATGTCTCGTCGCTCAACCAGTGTAAGTTCTGTCTGAGTAGCCACGCGGGCTTTCTCTCCAAGGCCGGCCAGGACGGCAAGGATATCGATGCGCTCTGGCTCCGTGATCCCAAGAAGGCGATCGGGCTGGCTCCCAAGGATGTCGCCCTGCTGGAGTATGTCAAGCGCCTGACCGAGGAGCCCTGGAAGATCACCGACAGCGATATCGAGAGCCTCCGTAAAGCCGGCTGGACCGACCCCGAGCTCTACGAGGCGACCTTCGATGCCGCCCTCTTCGCCTTCTTCAACCGCATGGCCAACGCCTACGGCCTCGACTACGCCGCCAGCGGCTGGCCGCGCCCCGCAGGAGCAAAGTACTAA
- the ald gene encoding alanine dehydrogenase, giving the protein MIVGVIREIKDDENRVGLLPAGVEALVTAGHTVLAETCCGSGINFEDEDYAAAGAQIVSSAEEVFARCEMVVKVKEPLPQEWPLMRAGQILFTYFHFAASRALTDACLESGAICIAYETVETPDGLLPLLAPMSEVAGRMAVQEGAKYLERAMGGRGILLGGVPGVAPANVVIIGGGMVGTEAAKMAAGLGANVSLFDVSIPRLRYLDDVMPKNVTTLYSTLAAIREKALQADLLIGAVLLKGAKAPTLVPRTVVAQMKKGAVIVDVAVDQGGCIETTHPTTHQNPTYFVDGVLHYGVANMPGAVPHTSTAALTNATLPYVLSLAKKGWKKALKDDAGLRKGLNIVEGKLTYEPLSEEFNIPFVAPESLLG; this is encoded by the coding sequence ATGATAGTTGGAGTAATTCGCGAGATAAAAGACGACGAGAACCGGGTGGGGCTCCTACCCGCGGGCGTCGAGGCGCTGGTAACCGCAGGCCACACCGTTCTGGCCGAGACCTGCTGTGGCTCCGGGATCAACTTCGAGGACGAAGACTACGCCGCGGCCGGAGCGCAGATTGTCTCGTCGGCGGAGGAGGTCTTTGCCCGCTGCGAGATGGTGGTCAAGGTCAAGGAGCCCCTGCCGCAGGAGTGGCCGCTGATGCGCGCGGGGCAGATTCTCTTCACCTACTTCCACTTCGCCGCCAGCCGCGCCCTCACCGATGCCTGCCTGGAGTCCGGCGCGATCTGTATCGCCTATGAGACGGTCGAGACCCCCGATGGCCTGCTCCCGCTGCTCGCCCCGATGAGCGAGGTGGCGGGGCGCATGGCGGTGCAAGAGGGCGCCAAGTACCTGGAGCGCGCGATGGGTGGCCGTGGAATTTTGCTCGGTGGCGTCCCCGGTGTCGCGCCCGCCAATGTCGTGATTATCGGGGGCGGCATGGTCGGCACCGAGGCGGCGAAGATGGCAGCAGGCCTTGGGGCCAATGTGAGCCTCTTTGATGTCTCGATCCCGCGCCTGCGCTACCTCGACGATGTCATGCCTAAGAACGTGACGACCCTCTACTCCACCCTCGCCGCGATCCGCGAGAAAGCCCTCCAGGCCGATCTCCTCATCGGGGCCGTGCTGCTTAAGGGCGCAAAAGCCCCGACACTGGTCCCCCGCACCGTGGTCGCGCAGATGAAAAAAGGCGCCGTAATCGTAGACGTAGCCGTGGACCAAGGCGGCTGTATCGAGACGACCCACCCCACTACCCACCAGAACCCGACCTACTTCGTGGACGGTGTCCTGCACTACGGAGTCGCCAACATGCCCGGCGCGGTCCCGCACACGTCGACCGCCGCGCTCACCAACGCGACCCTCCCGTATGTTCTCTCCCTCGCCAAAAAAGGCTGGAAGAAGGCCCTCAAGGACGATGCCGGGCTCCGCAAGGGCCTCAATATTGTCGAAGGCAAGCTCACCTACGAGCCCCTCTCCGAGGAGTTCAATATCCCCTTTGTCGCCCCGGAGAGCCTACTGGGATAG
- a CDS encoding winged helix-turn-helix domain-containing protein, protein MAENTPERPIMVLDTPARLKAISHPLRLGILRVLGEGSLTNEELAKELKVASGKLYFHTMKLLEVGMIELAGTRQKGPLTEKLYRAAIGGFVAPDEDRSSAYFSAPLQAALDLYRNTWNEVGDPHGVVAYHYITNHTPENEAKLIKRLFELSDEFQALSVPAETPGSRQVSLMYLMHGLSPKPNHETGTHESTETPSDSADAKPS, encoded by the coding sequence ATGGCAGAAAACACCCCAGAGCGACCCATCATGGTGCTGGACACCCCAGCACGCCTCAAGGCGATCTCACATCCCTTGCGGCTGGGCATTCTCCGGGTTCTGGGCGAGGGCTCCCTCACCAATGAGGAGCTCGCCAAAGAGCTGAAGGTGGCATCGGGGAAGCTCTACTTCCACACGATGAAGCTCCTAGAGGTTGGCATGATCGAGCTGGCGGGGACACGGCAAAAAGGCCCCCTCACCGAGAAGCTCTACCGCGCCGCGATCGGGGGGTTTGTCGCTCCCGACGAAGACCGAAGCTCGGCCTACTTTTCTGCCCCGCTCCAGGCGGCGCTGGATCTCTACCGCAACACCTGGAATGAAGTTGGAGACCCTCACGGCGTGGTTGCCTACCACTATATTACAAACCACACTCCCGAGAATGAAGCGAAGCTGATCAAGCGCCTCTTCGAGCTCAGCGATGAGTTCCAGGCGCTCTCCGTTCCCGCCGAGACTCCCGGAAGCCGCCAGGTCTCGCTGATGTACTTAATGCACGGTCTCTCCCCCAAGCCAAATCACGAAACGGGGACCCATGAGAGCACTGAAACTCCTTCCGATAGCGCTGACGCTAAGCCTTCTTAG
- a CDS encoding glycoside hydrolase family 9 protein — protein sequence MFRLVDLSTATPDILVVILESGLHNAPGAVSLPDQNPAAWSLDGSQPSVVSCYAMPWDEEKAIFGRPNLYPVTMRYWVFLRLPQTFQEGRTYFLSTPYGTRTWTFRSWETRCESIKVNQVGYNQRCTSRYANFGVYLGDGGSLLLPSLPPYEVVHEPTGTVVYQGMGSYVGNDTTVSGTAVSSGEQVYRLRLDAVPPGGPYFISVPGCGRSYSFGIGDEYSRQLARTITRGLYHQRCGIALEAPYTQYTRPCCHAEVVDTRTIWSRSGFISASPLTPRKPISGGYHDAGDFDRRPFHTIISVLMLSYFDSFPGNFVDNQYNIPESGDGMPDFLSEALWGVRLWENLQVTEVADPDCGGVCVGTETFANVNYGIDSAANDRRLYGTWEVQVEHTATCAGIFAQAARLVQRYDPTRAQALLARAELAWGFLLQRANVGAPKTCFLYAALQLYLATGELSYHSLFQSAANAIVLSVGVWPEQYQPGNSNAFCQTAHFVSYLLAHGRSVDSAFAYALRAKILQFADRGGYMGPPPENLPYPQGVTKSLGWGSGTAQGRYADLYAFAWLFTTDPVKKQRYFNAVSQYADYALGLNPLGISYYTGLGSSQLNSPLQCDSYFTKEGLSDGLNASHQGQPKGNVPGILVYGPTMNRSAVGYQKAVSDKLYPTWDNLPGQRRYAQGWSLINSNEFTTWETMVWNVVMHGFLYNAGQ from the coding sequence ATGTTTCGCCTCGTCGATCTCTCCACCGCAACGCCGGATATTCTCGTGGTTATTCTAGAGTCAGGACTGCACAACGCCCCAGGGGCGGTCTCCTTGCCGGATCAGAACCCCGCCGCCTGGAGCTTGGACGGCAGCCAGCCCTCGGTGGTGAGCTGCTACGCCATGCCCTGGGACGAAGAAAAGGCGATCTTTGGGCGGCCCAATCTCTACCCCGTGACCATGCGCTACTGGGTCTTTCTGCGCCTCCCACAGACCTTCCAAGAGGGGAGGACCTATTTTCTGAGCACCCCCTACGGCACCCGCACCTGGACCTTTCGGAGCTGGGAGACACGCTGTGAGTCGATCAAGGTCAACCAGGTGGGCTACAACCAGCGGTGCACGTCGCGCTATGCCAACTTCGGGGTCTACTTGGGCGATGGGGGCTCCCTCTTGCTACCATCGCTGCCGCCCTACGAGGTGGTTCATGAGCCCACCGGGACGGTCGTCTACCAGGGCATGGGCAGCTACGTGGGCAACGATACGACAGTCTCGGGGACAGCGGTGAGCTCGGGGGAGCAGGTCTATCGGCTCCGGCTCGATGCGGTGCCGCCGGGCGGGCCGTACTTTATCTCCGTGCCGGGCTGTGGGCGCTCCTACTCGTTTGGGATCGGGGACGAGTACAGCCGGCAGCTCGCGCGGACGATCACCCGGGGGCTCTACCACCAGCGCTGTGGGATCGCGCTGGAGGCTCCCTACACGCAGTACACGCGCCCGTGCTGTCATGCTGAGGTGGTCGATACGCGGACGATCTGGTCCCGCAGTGGCTTTATCAGCGCCTCGCCGCTGACACCGCGCAAGCCGATCTCGGGGGGCTACCACGATGCGGGCGACTTTGATCGGCGGCCCTTTCACACGATTATCTCCGTGCTGATGCTCTCGTACTTCGACTCGTTTCCGGGGAACTTTGTCGATAACCAGTACAACATCCCCGAGTCGGGCGATGGCATGCCGGACTTCCTGAGCGAGGCACTCTGGGGCGTGCGGCTCTGGGAGAACCTCCAGGTGACCGAGGTCGCCGACCCGGACTGTGGGGGAGTCTGTGTGGGCACCGAGACCTTTGCCAATGTCAACTACGGGATCGACAGCGCCGCCAACGACCGTCGCCTCTACGGCACATGGGAGGTCCAGGTGGAGCACACCGCCACCTGCGCGGGGATCTTCGCTCAGGCCGCGCGGCTGGTCCAGCGCTACGACCCCACACGCGCCCAGGCGCTCCTGGCACGCGCCGAGCTGGCCTGGGGCTTTCTCCTGCAGCGTGCCAATGTCGGCGCTCCCAAGACCTGCTTCCTCTATGCCGCGCTCCAGCTCTACCTGGCGACGGGCGAGCTGAGCTACCATAGCCTCTTCCAGAGCGCCGCGAACGCGATTGTGCTGAGCGTGGGGGTCTGGCCCGAGCAGTACCAGCCAGGAAATAGCAATGCCTTCTGCCAGACCGCACACTTTGTGAGCTATCTACTCGCCCACGGACGCTCCGTGGACAGTGCCTTTGCCTACGCGCTCCGGGCGAAGATCCTCCAGTTTGCCGACCGCGGCGGCTACATGGGCCCGCCCCCGGAGAACCTGCCCTACCCGCAGGGGGTGACCAAGTCGCTGGGCTGGGGCTCGGGGACAGCGCAGGGGCGCTACGCCGACCTCTATGCCTTCGCCTGGCTCTTCACCACCGACCCGGTCAAGAAGCAGCGCTACTTCAATGCGGTCAGCCAGTACGCCGACTATGCTTTAGGGCTGAATCCGCTGGGGATCTCGTACTACACAGGGCTAGGGAGCTCCCAGCTCAACTCCCCGCTCCAGTGCGACTCCTACTTCACGAAGGAGGGCCTCAGCGACGGGCTGAACGCTAGCCACCAAGGCCAGCCCAAGGGGAATGTCCCTGGGATTCTGGTCTATGGTCCCACCATGAACCGGAGCGCGGTCGGCTACCAGAAAGCGGTCTCCGATAAGCTCTACCCGACCTGGGACAACCTACCGGGCCAGCGGCGCTATGCCCAGGGCTGGTCTCTGATTAATAGCAACGAGTTCACGACCTGGGAGACCATGGTCTGGAATGTCGTGATGCACGGCTTCCTCTACAACGCGGGGCAGTAA
- a CDS encoding choice-of-anchor R domain-containing protein: protein MKAQQLLTALVFATLAAPQAHADVIFNNFGAGNAYNPGAWEIRGINNISRQDRAKSFVPTQTYSLTSIELALYYETGDNRFTTLICADSGGQPGAVLGSVSQPATAAPAFTSAIYSSSFSGITLSSGTTYWVVLQALTPATGNGGFWWGSSPTGDKGHSLYEADVVSGIYSWSAQPSSSAPVVRVNGTLAATPEPSALALLCLGIPVFLRKQAK from the coding sequence ATGAAAGCTCAGCAGCTACTCACCGCTCTCGTCTTTGCCACACTCGCGGCTCCTCAGGCCCACGCCGATGTTATCTTCAATAACTTTGGGGCAGGCAATGCCTACAACCCAGGGGCTTGGGAGATTCGCGGCATCAACAATATCTCCCGCCAGGATCGGGCCAAGTCCTTTGTTCCCACCCAGACCTACAGCCTGACGAGTATCGAGCTGGCGCTCTACTACGAGACGGGCGATAACCGCTTCACGACCCTGATCTGCGCGGATAGTGGCGGTCAACCCGGAGCGGTTCTGGGCAGTGTCAGCCAGCCCGCCACGGCTGCCCCCGCGTTCACATCGGCGATCTACTCCTCCAGCTTCTCGGGGATCACGCTCAGTAGTGGCACGACCTACTGGGTGGTCCTTCAGGCCCTCACCCCCGCCACGGGCAATGGAGGGTTCTGGTGGGGCTCCAGCCCGACAGGCGATAAAGGGCACTCACTCTACGAGGCCGATGTCGTCTCAGGCATCTACTCCTGGAGCGCACAACCTAGCTCCTCGGCTCCCGTCGTGCGGGTCAATGGGACACTCGCCGCCACCCCCGAGCCGAGCGCACTGGCGCTTCTCTGCCTGGGAATCCCTGTGTTTTTAAGGAAACAAGCCAAATGA
- a CDS encoding carboxymuconolactone decarboxylase family protein: protein MSSHGGFLRSQGQELSDVDAVGMAEPEKAKGLAPKERELLKFVKRLTLEPAKVSDPDVEALRKAGWNDDQIFEAAFDTALFAFFNRMADAFGLGYDPRGWVPPTK from the coding sequence GTGTCCAGCCATGGTGGATTCCTGCGGTCGCAGGGACAAGAGCTCAGTGATGTAGATGCGGTCGGTATGGCCGAGCCCGAGAAAGCCAAGGGGCTGGCGCCCAAGGAGCGCGAGCTGCTCAAGTTTGTCAAGCGCCTGACCCTGGAGCCTGCCAAGGTCAGCGATCCCGATGTGGAAGCGCTCCGCAAGGCAGGCTGGAACGACGATCAGATCTTCGAGGCGGCCTTCGACACGGCGCTATTTGCCTTCTTCAACCGCATGGCCGATGCCTTCGGCCTCGGCTACGATCCCCGCGGCTGGGTGCCACCGACGAAGTAG